The following are encoded together in the Kribbella voronezhensis genome:
- a CDS encoding extracellular solute-binding protein, protein MVMKNGFKRAGVLAVGALLLGVSACSQGSTTKTPEAGGQSSGPANIKIAYQQWGPGTVMKNFLTGAKTEYEAANPGSKVEIVPVVASENDYYTKIQLMMRSPNTAPDIVYEDTFLINSDITAGYLRPLDDYIKNWSDWNQFEETAKGAAKGQDGKVYGVPDGTDTRALWYNKQLFAKAGLPANWQPKTWDDVLNTARTIKSKVPGVIPLNVYSGKPMGEASAMQGFEMLLYGTKDTLYNYDQKKWVVGSQGFKDSLNFIKTVFTEGLAPQPKQSLDPNWGNKVGSDLLPNSKLAIALDGSWLYNNWLKTGAKPWPQWSEVLGQTAMPTQDGSGKGKVSLSGGWTWAIPAKSKSPDAAWKFIQSLQTQKNATKYATDGAQIAVRKDVAADAGYKSSSKSTQFFTDLVSVTVYRPALPEYPKVSNEIITAMEAVMTGQSTPDKAATNYDDAVEGIVGGKDKVTTSSN, encoded by the coding sequence ATGGTGATGAAGAACGGTTTCAAGCGGGCGGGTGTACTCGCCGTCGGCGCACTCCTGCTGGGCGTCTCCGCCTGCAGTCAGGGGTCGACTACCAAGACGCCCGAAGCGGGCGGTCAGAGCTCCGGTCCGGCGAACATCAAGATCGCCTACCAGCAGTGGGGCCCCGGCACGGTGATGAAGAACTTCCTCACCGGCGCCAAGACGGAGTACGAGGCGGCCAACCCCGGCTCGAAGGTCGAGATCGTCCCGGTCGTGGCCAGCGAGAACGACTACTACACGAAGATCCAGCTGATGATGCGCTCGCCCAACACGGCGCCGGACATCGTCTACGAGGACACCTTCCTGATCAACTCCGACATCACCGCGGGCTACCTGCGGCCGTTGGACGACTACATCAAGAACTGGTCGGACTGGAACCAGTTCGAGGAGACCGCCAAGGGCGCCGCGAAGGGCCAGGACGGCAAGGTGTACGGCGTACCGGACGGCACGGACACCCGCGCGCTCTGGTACAACAAGCAGCTGTTCGCCAAGGCAGGCCTGCCCGCGAACTGGCAGCCGAAGACCTGGGACGACGTGCTGAACACCGCTCGCACGATCAAGTCCAAGGTGCCCGGCGTGATCCCGCTGAACGTCTACTCGGGCAAGCCGATGGGTGAGGCGTCGGCCATGCAGGGCTTCGAGATGCTGCTCTACGGCACGAAGGACACCCTGTACAACTACGACCAGAAGAAGTGGGTCGTCGGCAGCCAGGGCTTCAAGGACTCGCTGAACTTCATCAAGACCGTCTTCACCGAGGGCCTGGCCCCGCAGCCGAAGCAGTCGCTCGATCCCAACTGGGGCAACAAGGTCGGCAGCGACCTGCTGCCGAACTCCAAGCTCGCGATCGCGCTCGACGGCTCCTGGCTCTACAACAACTGGCTGAAGACCGGCGCGAAGCCGTGGCCGCAGTGGTCCGAGGTGCTCGGCCAGACCGCGATGCCGACCCAGGACGGCAGCGGCAAGGGCAAGGTCAGCCTCTCCGGCGGCTGGACCTGGGCGATCCCGGCCAAGTCGAAGTCGCCGGACGCGGCCTGGAAGTTCATCCAGTCGCTGCAGACCCAGAAGAACGCGACCAAGTACGCCACCGACGGTGCGCAGATCGCGGTCCGCAAGGACGTCGCCGCCGACGCCGGGTACAAGTCGTCGTCGAAGAGCACCCAGTTCTTCACCGACCTGGTCTCGGTCACCGTCTACCGGCCCGCGCTGCCGGAGTACCCCAAGGTCTCCAACGAGATCATCACCGCGATGGAAGCCGTGATGACCGGTCAGTCGACACCGGACAAGGCGGCGACGAACTACGACGACGCGGTCGAGGGCATCGTCGGCGGCAAGGACAAGGTCACCACCTCGAGCAACTGA